A genomic region of Arachis stenosperma cultivar V10309 chromosome 9, arast.V10309.gnm1.PFL2, whole genome shotgun sequence contains the following coding sequences:
- the LOC130948549 gene encoding uncharacterized protein LOC130948549 has translation MRIQFLITWFLFVSYSQAISNSGLHTSSIAEKKGLNSSTTIVQTQQPFENYGSIKETMLFHSKDEEKQELSHASVKRAAHSGRGANGGSSDVDRHHRSSASSTASLLPWSSRFCVSMTLILMSFFHVKLLCV, from the exons ATGAGGATACAATTTCTTATTACATGGTTCCTTTTTGTCTCATACAGCCAAGCCATATCAAACTCAGGTTTGCATACAAGTTCTATTGCAGAAAAGAAAGGTCTAAACTCTTCAACCACCATAGTGCAAACACAGCAACCTTTTG AAAACTATGGGAGCATAAAAGAGACAATGTTGTTTCACAGTAAAGATGAAGAAAAGCAAGAACTATCTCATGCCTCAGTAAAGAGAGCAGCACATAGTGGTAGAGGAGCTAATGGGGGTTCATCAGATGTTGATCGCCACCATCGCAGCTCTGCAAGCTCCACAGCATCATTGTTACCTTGGAGCTCTAGATTTTGTGTAAGCATGACCTTGATATTGATGTCCTTCTTCCATGTTAAGCTGCTCTGTGTGTAA
- the LOC130948548 gene encoding shikimate O-hydroxycinnamoyltransferase, with product MIIKVRESTMVRPAEEGPRRTLWNSNVDLVVPNFHTPSVYFYRPNGASNFFDAKIMKEALSKVLVPFYPMAGRLRRDEDGRVEIDCDGQGVLFVEAETGGVIDDFGDFAPTLELRQLIPAVDYSQGIESYPLLVLQVTYFKCGGVSLGVGMQHHAADGASGLHFINTWSDVARGLEVSIPPFIDRTLLRARDPPRPVFDHIEYKPPPSMKTQSVSQQQPQKPGSDAAEVSIFKLTRDQLNKLKAKSKEDGNTVSYSSYEMLAGHVWRSVCKARGLPMDQETKLYIATDGRSRLQPPLPPGYFGNVIFTTTPIAVAGDLMSKPIWYSASRIHNALLRMDNEYLRSALDYLELQPDLKALVRGAHTFKCPNLGITSWVRLPIHDADFGWGRPIFMGPGGIAYEGLSFIIPSSTNCGSLSVAIALQPDHMKVFKELIYDI from the exons ATGATCATAAAGGTGAGAGAATCGACAATGGTGCGTCCGGCGGAGGAAGGACCGAGAAGGACGCTGTGGAATTCGAACGTCGATTTGGTGGTACCGAACTTCCACACGCCTAGCGTGTACTTCTACCGTCCGAACGGCGCGTCAAACTTCTTCGACGCTAAGATCATGAAGGAAGCTCTGAGCAAGGTTCTGGTGCCGTTTTATCCGATGGCTGGGAGGCTCCGACGCGACGAGGACGGCCGCGTGGAGATCGATTGCGACGGTCAAGGGGTTCTGTTCGTGGAGGCGGAGACCGGCGGCGTCATCGACGATTTTGGGGATTTCGCGCCAACGCTTGAGCTTCGGCAATTAATCCCAGCCGTTGATTACTCACAAGGGATTGAATCCTATCCACTCTTGGTACTCCAG GTAACATATTTTAAATGTGGAGGGGTGTCATTAGGAGTTGGCATGCAGCACCATGCAGCAGATGGAGCTTCTGGTCTTCACTTCATCAACACATGGTCCGATGTAGCTCGCGGCCTTGAGGTGTCGATCCCACCGTTCATCGACCGGACACTGCTCCGAGCAAGAGATCCGCCTCGGCCAGTCTTTGATCACATTGAATACAAGCCCCCACCATCCATGAAAACACAATCAGTATCACAGCAACAACCGCAAAAACCAGGATCAGATGCTGCAGAGGTTTCTATTTTCAAGCTGACACGTGATCAACTGAACAAGTTGAAAGCAAAGTCTAAGGAAGATGGCAACACTGTGAGTTATAGCTCTTATGAGATGTTGGCTGGTCATGTTTGGAGGAGTGTGTGCAAAGCAAGGGGACTACCAATGGATCAAGAAACAAAGTTGTATATTGCGACAGATGGAAGGTCTAGGCTGCAGCCTCCGCTTCCTCCGGGCTACTTTGGCAATGTGATATTCACAACAACACCAATCGCTGTGGCCGGAGATCTCATGTCAAAGCCTATTTGGTACTCAGCAAGCAGAATCCACAATGCTCTGTTGAGGATGGACAATGAGTATTTGAGGTCTGCTCTTGATTACTTGGAGCTGCAGCCGGATCTCAAGGCGCTGGTTCGCGGCGCTCACACTTTCAAGTGTCCGAATCTCGGCATCACTAGCTGGGTTAGGCTTCCAATCCATGATGCTGATTTTGGTTGGGGGAGACCTATTTTCATGGGGCCTGGAGGGATTGCCTATGAAGGATTGTCTTTCATAATTCCGAGTTCAACGAATTGTGGGAGCTTGTCTGTGGCAATTGCTCTTCAGCCTGATCACATGAAGGTGTTCAAGGAATTGATCTATGACATTTGA